The window CGGTTCAGCACTTTCACCTGAGGCAGGGTCATTTCCTCCAGCAGGTTCTCCGCCAGTTCAGGACCGTTTACCCCCATAGCCAGCAGTTCAGAGACCGCCGCCATCACTTTGGGTGAGGTATTGGTATAACGGAATCCGCCGGTATCTGTCAGCAGTCCCGTATAAAGCGCCGTGGCAATATCGAGGTTCCATTCCACCTGAAACGTCTTCAGCAGGTCGAACAAAATTTCCGCAGTCGCAGCAGCATCCGGCTTAATGAGCGTCACGAAACCATAACCGTTATTGGTAGGATGATGGTCAATATTCACGATGAGCGCATCACTGGCAAAATAGCGCTGGGTCAGCCCCACACGCTGAAAATCAGCACAGTCGACGCAAATTACATTGCTGTATTGGCGCTGCAGCTCACCTTCCGCCAAATTGACAATTTCACCGGCATGCCATAAGTATTCCATCCGCTGCGGAATCGGACCTTCATTCAGCATAGTATATTTTTTGCCCAGACATGAGAGAAGCCAGCCCACCGCGAGGGTGGAGCTGACTGCATCTCCGTCCGGCTGAACATGCGACACTACAAGATAATCGTCGTGTTCCAGCAGAAACTTACGGGTCTGCTGGAGACTTTGTTCATAGCTCTGCATTCGCCGTCTCCTTTATGTTTCCTAGCTTTCTTCGTGCTTGATCTCGCCGAGCAGCTTCTCAATATGACTTCCGTATGCAACGGATTCATCAATTTTGAAGATCAGCTCAGGCGTATGACGCAGGCGGATCGCCTTGCCAAGCTCAGAGCGGAGAAAGCCGTTAGCTTTCTCAATCGCTTTGAGTGAGCCTGACTGCTGCTCCGCATCCCCGAACACGCTCAGGTATACTTTGGCCTGAGATAGGTCGTTCGTCACGTCTACCCCGGTTACGGTAACGAAACCAATGCGCGGGTCTTTCAGTCCGCTTTGGATAAGCTGGCTCAGCTCTTTCTTAATCTGCTCGCCAACCCGTCCGGCTCTGATTTTAGACATCTGTATTCACCTCTTTGCTTAGCGCTCAACCTTTTCCATGATGAACGCTTCGATGATGTCGCCCTCTTGGACGTCATTATAGCGTTCCAAAGTTATGCCGCATTCATAACCCTGCGCCACTTCTTTGGCATCGTCTTTAAAGCGCTTCAAGGTGTCGATCTTACCTTCGAACACGACGATTCCGCCGCGGATCAGGCGCATTTCGGCATTGCGGGTGATTTTGCCGTCTGTAACCATACAGCCTGCAACGCTACCCACTTTGCTGATTTTGAAGACGTTACGAACTTCGGCATGCCCAATAACGTTTTCTTTGAAGATTGGATCTAGCATGCCCTTCATGGCACTTTCAATCTCTTCAATGACGTTATAAATGATGTTGTGCAGACGTACATCTACTTTTTCTTGTTCTGCAGCGGCTTTAGTCTGGGCGTCCGGACGAACGTTAAAGCCGATTACGATCGCATTTGATGCTGCCGCGAGTGTAATATCGGATTCCGTAATCGCACCGGCACCGCTGTGGATAATCTTCACGCGTACGCCTTCGACTTCGATTTTGGCCAACGAGCCTTTAAGCGCTTCGACCGAACCCTGTACGTCACCTTTGATGATAACGTTCAGATCTTTGATCTCGCCGTCTTTGATGTGCTTGAACAAGTCATCCAAAGTTACACGGGTATTTGTATTCAGCTCGGATTGACGCTGTGACGTCGAACGTCTGTCAGCGATCGCACGGGCTTTACGCTCATCTTCGAAGGCCATGAACGGATCGCCCGCCTGCGGCACTTCAGTCAAACCGGTAATTTCCACTGGTGTGGAAGGTCCGGCTTCCTTGATTTTGCGTCCCTTGTCATTGACCATGGCGCGTACGCGTCCGAAGCAGTTACCTGCGACAAAAGCATCTCCGACTTTCAGGGTACCGTTCTGTACGAGAATACGGGCAACTGGCCCGCGGTTCTTATCAAGCTCAGCTTCAATCACGGTACCGCGTGCCCGTTTGTCCGGGTTCGCTTTGTACTCATTAACTTCAGCCACGAGCAGAATCATTTCCAGCAGTTCTTCCAGGTTAATACGCTGTTTAGCGGACAGGTTGACGAAAATGGTGTCGCCGCCCCACTCTTCCGGAACCAGCTCATAGTTGGTAAGCTCCTGCTTCACACGGTCTGGATCTGCGCCCGGCTTGTCGATTTTGTTGACTGCAACAATGATCGGAAGTCCGGCAGCCTTCGCATGGTTGATCGCTTCCACCGTCTGCGGCATAACACCGTCATCGGCAGCTACGACGATAATCGTCATATCTGTAACTTGGGCACCACGGGCACGCATCGCGGTAAACGCTTCGTGACCCGGTGTATCCAGGAACGTAATTTTCTTGTGGTTGATTTCGACTTGATAAGCACCAATATGCTGAGTGATCCCGCCGGCTTCGCCGCCGGTTACGTTCGTCGAACGAATCGCATCGAGCAATGTTGTTTTACCATGGTCAACGTGACCCATGATCGTGACAACCGGTGGACGGGTCATCAGATCCTCTTCGGAATCATTCTCTTCCACGGTTTCGAAGCTGTCTTCATCGACTGGAATCTTCACTTCTACTTCTACCCCGAATTCACCGGAGAGCAGCAGAATGGTGTCGATGTCAAGCTCCTGGTTAATGGTGGCCATAACACCCATCAGGATCAGCTTCTTGATAACTTCCGAAGCATCCTTATGCAGCAATTTGGCTGTTTCGCCAACTGTCATGCTGCCGCGGACAATGATCTTTTTCGGTGTGTTGTCGATCTTCTCACGGTGAACCATTGGCTGGTTTCTGCCGCCACGGTTGTTCTTGCCGCCACGGCCGCGGAAATTCCCGCCCTTACCGTCTTCAAACCGTTTTTGGCTGCCGTTGTTGTTCGGTCTGCCGCCGGTAGTGTTCTTCTTGGGACCTCTGTCTCCGCCACGGGAGAAGTCTCCGCCGCCGCCTTGACCTTGTGGACGGCTGTCTGTACGCGGAGCGCTTGAGCCTTGTGGACGGTCACCAGTACGTGGTGCACTGCCTTGACCTTGCGGACGGTTGCCGCCGGTGGAGCTGCCTTGCGGACGGTTGCCGCCGGTGGAGCTGCCTTGCGGACGGCTGCCGCCGGTGGAGCTGCCTTGCGGACGGCTGCCGCCGGTGGAGCTACCCTGCGGGCGGTTGCCGCCGGTGGAGCTGCCCTGCGGACGGTTGCCGCCAGTGGAGCTGCCCTGCGGGCGGTTGCCGCCAGTGGAGCTGCCCTGCGGCCGGTTGCCGCCGGTGGAGCTGCCCTGCGGGCGGGAATTCTGTGTGGAGCCTGTTGTAGTTCTGCGGGAATCTTGTCCGCTTTGGGGCCTTGGGGACGTCGTCGATTGGTTGTTGTTTTGGTTACTGTTCATACCTACCTGCTTTTCCGGTTGATTTTTGTTGGCATTCTGAGCACTCTGCGGTTCGGCTGTTACCGTTCCGGTAGTTACCGGACGGCTGCTGGTGCCGGTGTCACGCTTGGCTGCAGCGTTTGATTTGATATCCTTAAAGAATTGCTCCACTTTCGTTACCGAGCTATTCTCCATCACACTCATATGATTATTCACAGGAACATTCAAACGCTTCAGAATTGTAATGATTTCTTTACTGCTCATGTTCAGAGATTTCGCGTATTCATACACGCGCAGTTTATCCTTATTGTCTTCTTTAGTCAATAACTCCACCTCCGACAGTATCTCCAAGCGTTCTGGAGATCATTTCCGCGAATCCTTTATCCGTAACGGCCAGCACTACGCGCTGGTCTTTACCAATACTTGCACCGAGTTCATCCCGGTGAAATGCGATTACTAGTGGAATATCGTAGGTCCCGCATTTATCACGGAACTTTTTTTGGGTATTATCTGAAGCGTCACCTGCAAGGACGACCAGCTTCGCCTCCGATGACCGTACTGCCTTGAGTACAGCCTCGTCGCCGGTGACAATCTTGCCTGCTCTCATGGCAAGCCCTAAATAAGAAAGTGTCTTACTCATTGTCCTCACTATCCTTTGCTGCTAAAAACTCTTCTTCCACGGATGCAAAATCCCTGGCTAGCTGAGCATAGATTTCAGGACTCACTTGACATTTTAATGCACGGTCAAGCGCTTTGTTCTTTTGTGCCAGTTTAAAGCATTCCAGTTTACCGCAGATGTAAGCACCCCGGCCTGACTTCTTGCCTGTCAGATCGATCAGCACTTCGCCCTCAGGGGTGCGAACCACGCGAATCAGCTCTTTTTTGGGCATCATCTCCTGGCTGGCCACACATTTGCGCAGCGGTACCTTTTTTTGCTTCATCCTAATCGCCTCCCGTCAGTCAGCAGCTTAATTAATCAATGGAGACGGAATCCTGATGCATTTCATCGCTAATTGTTTTCGGTCTGCCGTATTCCTGCTCCGCTTGAGTTTCGCTCTTGATATCAATTTTCCAGCCGGTAAGTTTGGCCGCAAGGCGGGCATTTTGCCCCTTGATGCCGATTGCCAGTGACAATTGATAGTCAGGAACGATGACACGGGCCATTTTCTCAGCTTCAAAGACTTGAACCTCAAGCACTTTGGACGGGCTGAGTGCATTAGCCACATATTCCTGCACCGCATCAGAATAACGCACAATATCAATTTTCTCGCCGCGAAGCTCTGTAACGATGGTCTGTACGCGTGTACCTCTTGGGCCAACGCAGGAGCCGACCGGATCCACCTCTTCGTTACGCGAGAATACAGCGATCTTCGAACGGAAGCCTGCTTCGCGCGCCACCGAACGAATCTCAACAACGCCGTCAAAAATCTCAGGAACCTCCAGCTCGAACAGACGCTTCAGCAAACCCGGATGACTGCGGGACAGCATAATTTGCGGCCCTTTGGTCGTATTCTCCACTTTGGTGATATATGCCTTGATCCGCTCGCTCTGCTTGAACTTCTCACCCGGCATCAGCTCGCTCAGCGGCAGAACCGCTTCGATTTTGCCAAGATCGACATAAATGTTCCGCATATCCTGACGCTGTACAAGGCCGGTAACAATATCATCTTCCTTGTCAATAAAAGCGTTATAGATAAGGCCCCGCTCTGCTTCACGAATACGCTGGGTTACGACCTGCTTGGCGGTTTGCGCCGCAATCCGGCCGAAATCACGCGGTGTTACTTCAAGCTCGGCAACATCTTCCAGCTGGAAATGCGGGTTGATCTCTCTTGCTGCCGGCAGGGAAATTTCGGTCCGGGTATCCAGAACCTCCTCGACAACCAGCTTACGGGCGAATACTTTGATTACGCCTGTGTTGCGGTTCATGTCCACACGCACGTTCTGCGCCGCATTGAAGTTGCGTTTATAGCTGGAGATCAGCGCAGCTTCGATGGCTTCAAACAGCACATCTTTGCTGATGCCTTTCTCCCTTTCCAGTTCATTCATAGCTTCGATAAAATCCATACTCATGAAATTCCGGTCCCCCTTTCAAGACGTTAAAAAATAATGGCCAATCTCGCGCTGGCGACTTTGGCATACGGCACTACATGTTCTTTTTTGCCCGCGGAGATGAGCAGTTCCTCGTTCTCGAACGAGAGCAAACGACCTTCGAATTCTTTGAGGCCTTGAATCGGCTCATAAACCGTTACATATACGTCCTTGCCTACCGCTTTGGCGACATCTGCCGCTTTCTTGAGCGGGCGTTCTGCGCCAGGAGAAGAAACCTCCAGGAAATAGGCTTCAGGGATAGGATCATTCTCATCCAGCTTTGAACTGAAATATTCGCTAATGGCACCGCAGTCATCAATATCAATGCCGCCTTCTTTGTCTACGAATATGCGCAAAAACCAGTTGGAGCCTTCCTTCACGTATTCAACGTCCACCAGTTCGAAACCATTGTCCTCGAGATAGGACCCGAGCATCTGCTCTACCGTTTGTTTAATTTTGGATTTGGGTGTGCTCAAAAGAAAATTACCTCCACGAACTTGTCTTTTGCTATATACCAAAGATAAAGAGTGGGTTTCCCCACTCTTTACACAACGGACTTATCTCATTATTACCAAAAAAATTATACCATAGTGCATCTGCACTGACAAGTGCTAGCCCTTGACTCCCCATTTGGAGAGGCTGTCCAGGCGGTTCAACTCTAATATGTGGGGCTGTTAAAACAGGGAAAGCTGATTGCTCTCCGGTAGTCCCCGGAAGCAGCCCATGCCGGTCAGCAGCTCAATCACAGTCTTGCTCGCTTTGGATTTCTGCTGGAAATCCTCAATCGACAGGAACTCTCCCGCATCCTTAGCGGCAGCAATATTAATGGCGGCATTATCACCGATTCCCGCAAGCGAGGAAAACGGCGGAATCAGGCTGGTGCCGTCAACGGTAAACTTCGTGGCATCGGAATGGTACAGATCAATATTTTTAAAGGTAAAGCCGCGTGCGGTCATCTCCAGCGCCATTTCAAGGACAGGAAGCATCGCTTTTTCCTTAGGCAGAGCCTGGAAGCCCTTACCTTCAATCTCCACGATCTGACGGTTGATCGCTTCGTACCCCTTACAGCAGAGTTCAATATCAAAATCGGCTGCACGGACCGTGAAGTAGGTCGCATAGTATTCAATTGGATGATAAAGCTTGAAATAGGCGGTCCGTACCGCAGAAATAACATACGCTGCGGCGTGGGCCTTCGGGAACATGTACTGGATCTTCAGGCAGGAGTCAATGTACCACTGCGGTACCTTACACTTCTTCATCTCCTCAATCCATTCCGCGGACAAGCCTTTACCCTTACGCACACTCTCTGTAATTTTGAAGGCAAGCCCCGCATCCATCCCCGCTTTGTAGATCAGGAACAGCATGATATCATCACGGCAACCAATTACGGTCTTGATGTTACAAGTGTTATTCTTGATCAGCTCCTGGGCATTACCAAGCCATACTCCGGTTCCGTGAGACAATCCCGAGATCTGAAGTAAGTCGGCAAAGCTGGACGGCTTTGACTCTACGAGCATCTGGCGGACAAACTTGGTCCCCATTTCCGGTACCCCATAGGTTGCTACAGGCGTCCGGATCTGATCCGGGCGGACCCCAAGCGCATCGGTGGAATTGAACATGCTCATTACCTTCGGATCGTTCATCGGTATGGTTGTCGGATCCACACCGGTCAGATCCTGCAGCATCCGCATCATGGTCGGATCATCATGACCCAGAATATCCAGCTTAAGCAGGTTGGCATCAAAGGCATGATAGTCAAAGTGTGTTGTCTTCCATTCTGCTGTGACATCATCCGCCGGGAACTGAACCGGGGTAATATCTTCAATCTCCATATAATCCGGCAGAACAACGATACCGCCCGGATGCTGGCCGGTACTGCGCTTAACGCCTGTGCACCCGGCTGCCAGACGTCCTACCTCGGCTCCGCGCCAGCGTTTCTGGTGGTGCTCTTCATATTTCTTGGTGAACCCGAAGGCCGTCTTCTCTGCCACAGTACCGATGGTTCCTGCACGGAATACATTATCCGGCCCAAACATCGTTTTGGTAAAGTTATGGGCATTCGGCTGGTATTCCCCGGAAAAGTTAAGGTCGATATCGGGAACCTTATCCCCTTTAAAGCCCAGGAAGGTCTCGAAGGGAATATCCTGCCCTTCCCCCTTCAGATTGCCGCCGCAGTTCGGACAGGCTTTGTCCGGCAGGTCAAACCCGCTCGGCACACTGCCGTCGAGAAACCACTCACTATGGCGGCATTCCGGATTGGTACAAATATAATGAGCCGGCAGCGGATTAACCTCAGAAATCCCGAGAAAGGTCGCTACGACTGACGAACCTACTGAACCACGTGATCCTACCAGATATCCGTCCTGGTTCGACTTCTTAACCAGACGTTCAGAGATCAGATAGTTGGCGGAGAAGCCGTATTTAATGATTGGTGCGAGTTCCTTCTCCAGACGGGCCACGACAACCTCCGGTAATTCCTCCCCGTAGATCGACTTGGCGGTGTTGTAGCAGGTGTTGCGGATTTCATCGTCTGCGCCTTCAATAATTGGTGTAAACAGCTGATCAGGAAACAGTTCGTATTCCTCAAAGCGGTCAGCCAGTTCAACCGTGTTCGTGACAACGACCTCCATCGCTTTTTCCGCGCCCAGGAATTCGAATTCGGCAAGCATTTCATCCGTGGTCCGGAAATGGGCATCCGGCTTGCGCTGGTCCTTCAGCGGGCTGAAGCCGGTGATCCCGTGAATTGTAATGTCGCGGAACAGCTTGTCCCTCGGCTCCAGATAATGCACATTGCCTGTCGCGATGACCGGCTTGTTCATCTGCTCGCCGATTTCACAAATCTTGCGTACCACATTGCGCAAGTCCTCGGCGCTGGCCACAAACCCTTTATCTACCAGATGCATGTACATCGTCAGCGGCTGAATCTCCAGGATATCATAAAACTGGGCAACCTCTATAGCTTCCTCAACCGTCTTGTTGAGCACTGCTTCAAAAAATTCGCCTCGTTCACATCCGGAAATCACGATCAGTCCGTCACGGTGCTCTTCAAGCTTGGATTTAGGGATACAGGGCACTCTTTTATAATATTCTGTATGCGACATCGAGATGAGCTTGTACAGATTCTTTTTACCGACTGGATTCAACGCATAAATTCCGCAGTGAAACGGCCGGACGTTCGACAGATCATTGCCTACATAGTCATTTAGCCGTTCCAGCCGGGTTAGCCCCTTCAGCTTCTCGGCATCGGCCAGCAGGCCGTTCAGAATGCCCCCCAGAGCCACTGTATCATCTACCGCACGGTGATGACTCTCCAGCAGGACTTTATATTTGTCGGCGAGTGTGTTCAGCCGGTGATTCTTCATGCTCGGGTAGAGCAAACGTGCCAGCTCCAGCGTATCGAGTGAAGGATTCGGCAGCTCAGGTTGTCCCAGCTTACGCAGGGAAGCCTGTATAAAGCCCATATCGAACCGGGCATTATGGGCAACCAGAATGCTGTCACCGACAAAATCAACGAATTCTTTGAGCACCGGTTCCAGATCAGGAGCATCCTTGACCATCTCATCCGTGATATTGGTCAATTGCTGGATATGGTACGGGATTTTTTCGTGCGGATTGACAAAGGTCGTATAGCGGTCAAGCTCCTTGCCCTCGCACATTTTGATGGCTGCAAGCTCCGTAATATTGTTGCGGGTGATCGACAAACCGGTGGTCTCGATATCAAACACGACATAGGTAGCAGTCTTAAGATCCATCGGCTGAGCATTCTCCACTATGTTTACCGCATCATTTACGACGTTGGCTTCGACACCATAAATCATTTTGATCTTATTCTTGTGTGCAGCATGGTTCGCATCCGGGAAGCTCTGTACGTTGCCGTGATCGGACACGGCAATCGCCGGATGGCCCCATTTTGCGGCTGTTTTGACATATGCGGTTATGGGCGCCACGGCATCCATCGTACTCATTGTCGTGTGCAGATGAAATTCAACCCGTTTTTGCTTCGCGGTATCTTTGCGGGCCGGAGGTGCGTTTACTTCTGATAAATCCGAAGGAATCATCACCAGCTCGGGAATCTGCATAAAGCGGTCATATTCCACCTTGCCCCGGGCTCTAACCCATTTACCGTTGGCAAGCTGCCCCATGATCTTCAAATCTTCTTTCGTTTTCGCGAACATCTTAATCTGCAAGGAGTCAGTGAAGTCTGTGATGCAGAAGGTGAACAATGTATTGCCGTTGCGCAATTCCTTGCTTTCGAGTCCGAAGATTGTGCCCTGAATCGTAATCTTTTTCTCTTCATCCTGAATTTCCAGAATCGGCACAGCCTGCTCCTTGATCTCATATCCGATCTGAAGCTTTATGACTTCATTCGGATCGCTCTCATCCTCAGGTTCCTCCGGTTCACTGGCCATCATCATCATTTCAACCAGCTCACGCTGCTCCTGCTGCAGCTTCTGCTGGAATTCTTCAAAGGCATCTGCTTTGCTGCTCTCATCCTGAGCAATCTGAAGTTTGACCTTCAGTGAAAGCGCAAAATACTTATCGTAAAATTTAACAATTGCGCCTTCAATTCCTTTTTTACGGGCCAGCTCCAGTGACATCGTGTCACTCAGGCTAAGCACAAGTGTATTGTCTTGAAGCTCTTGCGTAGAGCGTGTAAGCCAGCCGTTCACTGAAGGAATCTCCCGCTGTGCCCACTCCAGAAACAATCCCCAATATTCCTGTACAAGCTCCTGCCTGCCGACGGTTTGTTCATCATATAGGAACAGGAAGCTGACCTTGGCAATATGCTGCAGCTTCTCACGCATTCTCACACAAAATGCCCGGTATGTCTGTGCCGGAACAAGACTTTCTTTGGCAATGACAATGTGCCAGTCTTTATTTCCGCGGCTAATCTCTACACGTTCGATCTGTCCATCCAAAAAATAGGGATCAATCAACGCTGGCGGAATTTCCCCCTGCTTCATCAGGAGCTCGAACCTTCTTCTTCTCTCCGCATTCTGTTCCATGCTTTCCCCACCTAACTTACGTAAGAGTTAATCTCGTAGGCTTGCCTGCTTGAATTGTAAAAAGCTTCCGGGTCGAAAAAGCATTGGGTTCTTTCGGCCCGCCGACTCCTCTCGCCAGAAGCTACATTCACATACTCACTATTATAATAGGTTCGAGCCTAGTACGCCTTGGCAAAAACAACCGTATGCTGGGCAGGCTTGCCGCAGCAGATGCAGGTCGTCTTCTGCTCAGCCGGATTAAACGGAATATTGCGGCTGCCCGCTCCCGTCTCTTCTTTTACTTTATCTTCGCACTCTTCGGTTCCGCACCAGCCTGCCAGGGCAAAGCCGCGTTTCTCCTCCATCGATGCTTTCATTTCATCCAGCGAATCTACCGAATAGAAGTGGTCTTCACGGAACTTCAGCGCACGCTCAAACATTTCGTTATGAACCTGCTCGAGCATTGCCTGGATCTCTTCCACAAGATTGTCCTGCTGGACGATCTTCTTCTCCCCGGTAATACGGGATACCAGTACGCATACACCGTTCTCCATGTCACGCGGGCCGAGTTCCAGACGGACAGGCACACCGCGCATTTCATATTCGTTAAACTTCCAGCCTGGAGTAACATCGGCACGATCATCCACACGTACACGCACTCCGGCGTCCTTAAGCTGCTTAAACAGCTCGTCTGTCCGTCCGATAACCGCTTCACGGGTCTTTGGAGGTCCGATCGGAATCATGATGACCTGAGTCGGAGCTACTTTTGGCGGCAGAGCCAACCCGCGGTCATCCCCGTGCACCATGATCAGCGAACCGATCAGGCGTGTCGTTGAGCCCCAGGAAGTCGTATGGACATATTCCAGGGAATTCTCACGGCTTAAATATTGAATGTCAAAAGCGGTCGCAAACTTCGTTCCCAAATAATGAGAAGTCGCTGCTTGTACGGCCCGTCCATCCTTCATCATTGCTTCAATAGAGTAGGTATCGACAGCTCCGGCAAAACGCTCAGAAGGTGTCTTCTGGCCGGTAACAACCGGAATCGCCAAATAGCTCTCCACAAAATCACGATAGTTTTCCAGCATCCGCATGGTCTCTTCACGAGCCTCAGTTTCGGTCTCATGCGCCGTGTGGCCTTCCTGCCAGAGGAATTCCGTCGTCCGGATAAACGGCAATGTGCGTTTTTCCCAGCGGACCACATTGGCCCATTGGTTGATCAGCACCGGAAGGTCGCGGTAGGATTGAATCCATTTGGAGTACATGTGGCCGAACATGGTCTCCGAAGTCGGACGGATCGCCAGACGTTCTTCCAGCACATCGCCGCCTGCTTCAGTTACCCATGGAAGCTCCGGATTAAAGCCCTCGATATGATCCTTCTCTTTCTGGAAAAAGCTCTCCGGAATGAACACCGGGAAATAGGCATTGCGGTGGCCGGTAGCCTTAAGGCGGCGGTTCATTTCCTCCTGGATGTGCTCCCAGATTTCGTAGCCTTCCGGTTTGAAGACGATACAGCCGCGG of the Paenibacillus pedocola genome contains:
- the proS gene encoding proline--tRNA ligase, whose product is MAKDKQFVTEITPQSEDFSRWYIDVIKKADLMDYSPVRGCIVFKPEGYEIWEHIQEEMNRRLKATGHRNAYFPVFIPESFFQKEKDHIEGFNPELPWVTEAGGDVLEERLAIRPTSETMFGHMYSKWIQSYRDLPVLINQWANVVRWEKRTLPFIRTTEFLWQEGHTAHETETEAREETMRMLENYRDFVESYLAIPVVTGQKTPSERFAGAVDTYSIEAMMKDGRAVQAATSHYLGTKFATAFDIQYLSRENSLEYVHTTSWGSTTRLIGSLIMVHGDDRGLALPPKVAPTQVIMIPIGPPKTREAVIGRTDELFKQLKDAGVRVRVDDRADVTPGWKFNEYEMRGVPVRLELGPRDMENGVCVLVSRITGEKKIVQQDNLVEEIQAMLEQVHNEMFERALKFREDHFYSVDSLDEMKASMEEKRGFALAGWCGTEECEDKVKEETGAGSRNIPFNPAEQKTTCICCGKPAQHTVVFAKAY